Proteins encoded by one window of Rutidosis leptorrhynchoides isolate AG116_Rl617_1_P2 chromosome 7, CSIRO_AGI_Rlap_v1, whole genome shotgun sequence:
- the LOC139857012 gene encoding casparian strip membrane protein 1 — MKAGPLQLGVAPPANRAIGILDFFLRLIAIVGTLASAIAMATTNQTLPFFSQFIRFKAKFNDLPSFTFFVVASSIVSAYLILSLAFSILHIVKSRAVNSRVLLLFLDTAAMGLLMAGSAAATAIVQLAHNGNTKVNWFSICQQYNDFCKRVSGSLIGSYVGVVMLIILILLSGVAVSRR; from the exons ATGAAGGCTGGTCCATTACAACTTGGTGTTGCTCCACCAGCAAACAGAGCTATTGGCATACTGGACTTCTTCCTTAGGCTCATCGCTATCGTTGGGACCTTAGCCAGTGCAATCGCAATGGCTACAACTAACCAAACACTTCCATTTTTCTCTCAGTTTATTCGCTTCAAAGCCAAATTCAATGATCTCCCTTCCTTCAC GTTTTTTGTGGTGGCAAGTTCCATAGTGAGCGCATACCTCATCCTATCTCTAGCTTTTTCGATCCTACACATAGTGAAGTCTCGTGCCGTGAACTCGAGGGTCCTTTTGCTCTTTCTTGATACA GCGGCTATGGGTTTACTAATGGCTGGTTCAGCCGCAGCAACAGCTATTGTTCAGTTGGCACACAATGGTAACACTAAGGTCAACTGGTTCTCCATTTGTCAACAGTACAACGATTTCTGCAAACGCGTTTCTGGATCTTTGATTGGGTCGTATGTTGGAGTCGTTATGTTGATTATCTTAATCTTGCTTTCTGGTGTGGCTGTTTCTCGACGTTGA